One Bacteroidota bacterium genomic window, TATTATAGACATTTATTCCATTCGTATAAAATAAAAGATTGCCATATTTATTAGAAATAGTAGCATTTCCCCCCCCATGTATTTATTTTTCCATCAGTTAGTGAAACAGTACAGGTATCTGTGAATTTGATTCCTGCATTTTTGCCGAAATACCAGTTTTTTGCTTCACGTTGTGCAAAAGAATTTAACGAAACAGTTATCAAAAAAAATATGACTAATAGTTTTTTCATTTATATATGCTAAATAGAAATATTATTCAAAGGTACGTAAAATAAAATTCATAAAAAATTGTTCAATTATTTGTTAGTACATTTAAAGTGTAAAAGGTAAGCAAAAAAAGTGAATTTTTTTTAAATTATTTGTTTAGTTGCTGGAAATGGTGAAAATTTCAACTTTTTATTTTATAAACTCATCCCTGCCTTCTCTAAAAATAAAGAAGGAGTAAGCGGTAAAGTTAAAATTTTCACAGTATTTTGTTTTGCACCGAAGCACATAATTTGAGTTTTTTAGAATTGTTTATCCATACGGACAGGTTTTGTTTATTTGGTGATTTGTTTATTTGAAAGCTCCAACATACCGTCATTGCGAAGGAAGAATGACTGAAGCAATCTGATGAATAACAGTAGGATGCTTTTTTGACTACCTCTGCTAAAAAGCCCGAGATTGTCGCGGTCGTACCTCCCTTACAATGACAATTTTATGGGTTGTTATTGTGAGAATTGTTTATTTGGTGATTTGGTGATTTGAAAGCATTTGTGAAACTTTTTGCTGAGTTGTTAAAATTTTAACTTTATATTTTTTAAACTCATCCCTGCCTTCTCTAAAAATAAAGAAGGAGTAGGCGGTAAAGTTAAAATTTTCACAGTATTTTGTTTTGCACCGAAGCCCATAATTTGAGTTTTTTAGAATTGTTTATTGGGTGATTTGTTTATTTGAAAGATCCAACATACCGTCATTGCGAAGGAAGAATGACTGTGGCAATCTGACTGAATAAGAGTAGGATGCTTTTTTGACTACCTCTGCTAAAAAGCCAGAGATTGTCGCGGTCGTACCTCCCTTACAATGACAATTTTATGGGTTGTTATTGTGAGAATTGTTTATTTGTTTATTTGGTGATTTGGTGATTTGAAAGCATTTGTGAAACTTTTTGCTGAGTTGTTAAAATTTTAACTTTATATTTTTTAAACTCATCCCTGCCTTCTCTAAAAATAAAGAAGGAGTAGGCGGTAAAGTTAAAATTTTCACAGTATTTTGTTTTGCACCGAAGCCCATAATTTGAGTTTTTTAGAATTGTTTATTGGGTGATTTGTTTATTTGAAAGATCCAACATACCGTCATTGCGAAGGAAGAATGACTGTGGCAATCTGACTGAATAAGAGTAGGATGCTTTTTTGACTACCTCTGCTAAAAAGCCAGAGATTGTCGCGGTCGTACCTCCCTCACAATGACGATTTTATGGATTGTTGCCGTAGGAATTGTTTATTTGTTTATCTGTTTATTCGTAACACATAACTTTAAGTACTTTAGGCACTTTAAGTACTCTAAGTACTTCTTTTTGTTTATTTGGAATTTGACTGCGAACTGCCGACTGTTGACTGTTTTTGACTGTTGACTGAAGACTGCTGACTGAAGACTGTTCTTGACTGCCAACTGAACTCTTCCATAAAAAATTATTATTACGCAATTTAACTCCATTTCTTAAATTCTTTTACCTTTGCTCTTCAAATTCAAATGCTTATTCCTTAATAAAATGGAAAAATTCAGGTCAGGTTTTGCAAATATTATTGGCTATCCTAATGTTGGTAAATCAACATTAATTAATAAATTCCTTGGTGAAAAACTTTCTATTGTTACTCCCAAAGCTCAAACAACAAGGCAAAGGATTTTTGGAATTCTTTCAGGAAAAAATTATCAAATAGTTTTTTCTGATACTCCCGGTATTTTAAATCCAAAATATGAGCTTCAAAAATCAATGATTAAAGATATAAATCAAGCCTATGATGATGCTGATATAATTATTTACATGACTGATGCTAAGGATGATATAGAGAAGCACCTTGAAAATATTGAGAAAATTAAAAAGATAAAAATCCCAATTTATCTAATTATTAATAAAATTGATCTTATAAGTCAGGATGTGCTTGATACAAAAGTGGATGAATGGGAAAAACTTTTTGATAAAAAAGATATTATTCCCTTGTCTGCACTTTACAATTTTAACATAACAAGCATAATAAATTATTTAAAAGAAAAGTTACCTGTTCACGAGCCATATTTCCCAGAGGATATAATTACCGATAAAAGTGAAAGATATATTGCTTCGGAAATAATAAGGGAGAAAATATTTTTGCATTACAAACAAGAAATTCCATATTCTGTTGAGGTTATTGTTCATTCATTTATAGAAAAAGAAAAAATTACGGAAATAAGTGCAGATATAATTGTAGGACGAAAATCACAAAAACCAATACTTATTGGTAAAGATGGTAGTGCATTAAAACGAATTGGTACAGAAGCACGAATTGACATGGAAACTTTTTTTGAAAATAAAGTTTTTCTTGAATTGTTCGTTAAAGTAAGAGATAACTGGAGAAACAACAAACTTTTCCTTCAGAGATATGGTTATAATGTTTAGTTTAAAAATATTTATTTTTTTTAAATAAATATCCTATTGTTAAAAAACAAATATTGTTTGATGATTTTTTTATATTTTTGCAGAACTAAATTTTGTGAAATTAAAAAAATTAACTAATGAATTGGTTTATTACTGCAATTACTTCCTCCGTAGGGAAAAAACTAATAATGGCTTTAGCAGGGCTTTTCCTGATTATATTTTTAGTAGTTCATTTAGGACTTAATTTACTCTTGTTAAGAGAATCATCTGATTGGTTCAATATTGCCGCTCATTTTATGGGTACAAATGTGATTGTTAAAATTTTTGAAATTGTTTTATTTTTAGGATTTTTCATTCACATTATTTATGGAATTGTATTACAAATTCAAAATTGGCTTGCAAGACCAAAAAGATATAAAATTGAAAATTTGACATCACAAACATCATTTTTCTCAAAATGGATGATACATACTGCCGTGATAATTTTAACTTTTTTGGTAATTCACATGTTGGATTTTTATATAAGAGCAAAATTCTTTGGAGACATTCATAGTGTTGAGATTAATGGTAAAGAAATGCATGATATGGCAGCACTGGTTTTTGCAAAATTCCATATCCTTACTTATCTAATAATTTATCTTGTTGCTTTTGTAATACTGGCTTTTCATTTAAATCATGCTTTTCAG contains:
- the era gene encoding GTPase Era — its product is MEKFRSGFANIIGYPNVGKSTLINKFLGEKLSIVTPKAQTTRQRIFGILSGKNYQIVFSDTPGILNPKYELQKSMIKDINQAYDDADIIIYMTDAKDDIEKHLENIEKIKKIKIPIYLIINKIDLISQDVLDTKVDEWEKLFDKKDIIPLSALYNFNITSIINYLKEKLPVHEPYFPEDIITDKSERYIASEIIREKIFLHYKQEIPYSVEVIVHSFIEKEKITEISADIIVGRKSQKPILIGKDGSALKRIGTEARIDMETFFENKVFLELFVKVRDNWRNNKLFLQRYGYNV
- a CDS encoding succinate dehydrogenase cytochrome b subunit, producing the protein MNWFITAITSSVGKKLIMALAGLFLIIFLVVHLGLNLLLLRESSDWFNIAAHFMGTNVIVKIFEIVLFLGFFIHIIYGIVLQIQNWLARPKRYKIENLTSQTSFFSKWMIHTAVIILTFLVIHMLDFYIRAKFFGDIHSVEINGKEMHDMAALVFAKFHILTYLIIYLVAFVILAFHLNHAFQSAFQTLGVSNSKYSSIIKATGTLYSIIIPVGYAFIAIYLYMV